A single Calidifontibacter indicus DNA region contains:
- a CDS encoding DUF3099 domain-containing protein, giving the protein MARRTTPEPEVPSATNLPAPARDDRDSRTKHYLISMGIRTVCFVLTVLLWGPLRWASIVCMVAAVVLPYFAVVFANATNQRRIDVLGSVRPSDPVEQVGPRRDR; this is encoded by the coding sequence ATGGCTCGCCGTACGACTCCTGAACCCGAGGTGCCCTCGGCGACGAACCTGCCCGCTCCCGCCCGGGACGACCGCGATTCGCGCACCAAGCACTATCTGATCTCGATGGGCATCCGCACGGTCTGCTTCGTGCTCACGGTGCTGTTGTGGGGTCCGCTGCGTTGGGCGTCGATCGTCTGCATGGTCGCAGCCGTGGTGCTGCCCTACTTCGCCGTCGTCTTCGCCAACGCCACCAACCAGCGTCGGATCGATGTGTTGGGGTCGGTGCGGCCGAGCGATCCCGTCGAGCAGGTCGGGCCGCGGCGTGACCGCTGA
- a CDS encoding beta-ketoacyl-ACP reductase translates to MSQPRNVLVTGGNRGIGAAIAQAFLDAGDNVVITSRDGSGPQGAIAIAADVTDSASVDEAFTQAEEKLGGPIEVVVANAGITKDTLLMRMSDEEFASVVDTNLAGAFRCARRASKGMLKLKRGRLIFISSVVGLYGGPGQANYSASKAGLVGLARSITRELGKRGITANVVAPGFIDTDMTRSLPEAQQQQYLAAIPAGRFAQPDEVAKVVRFLASDEAGYISGAVVPVDGGLGMGH, encoded by the coding sequence ATGTCCCAACCGCGCAACGTCCTGGTCACCGGAGGCAACCGAGGCATCGGCGCCGCGATCGCACAGGCGTTCCTTGATGCCGGCGACAACGTCGTGATCACCTCCCGCGACGGCTCCGGCCCGCAGGGCGCGATCGCCATCGCCGCCGACGTCACCGACAGCGCGAGTGTCGACGAGGCGTTCACCCAGGCGGAGGAGAAGCTCGGTGGACCGATCGAGGTGGTCGTCGCCAACGCCGGCATCACCAAGGACACCCTGCTCATGCGCATGTCCGACGAGGAGTTCGCCTCCGTCGTCGACACCAACCTCGCCGGCGCGTTCCGGTGCGCCCGGCGCGCGAGCAAGGGCATGCTCAAGCTCAAGCGCGGCCGCTTGATCTTCATCTCCAGCGTGGTCGGGCTGTACGGCGGCCCGGGCCAGGCCAACTACTCGGCCAGCAAGGCAGGTCTGGTCGGCCTGGCCCGCTCGATCACCCGCGAACTCGGCAAGCGCGGCATCACCGCGAACGTCGTCGCCCCCGGCTTCATCGACACCGACATGACCCGGTCGCTGCCCGAGGCACAGCAGCAGCAGTACCTCGCGGCCATCCCTGCCGGCCGCTTCGCGCAGCCGGACGAGGTCGCGAAGGTGGTGCGCTTCCTGGCGTCCGACGAAGCGGGCTACATCAGCGGCGCGGTGGTCCCGGTCGACGGCGGCCTCGGCATGGGCCACTGA
- the fabI gene encoding enoyl-ACP reductase FabI yields MGILEGKKLLITGVLMDSSIAFHVAKLAQEQGATVVLTSFGRTMKITSTIAKRLPTTPEVIELDVTDKEHLDTLADRLKEHVDSLDGVLHSIGFAPPGAFDFMAGEWDDVATAVHVSAYSLKALAVAAEPLMAEGGSVVGLTFDAKFAWPVYDWMGVAKAAFESTNRYLARDLGPKNIRCNLVSAGPIRTTAAKSIPGFETFENTWNERAPLGWDIRDPEPAAKACVALFSDWFPATTGEILHVDGGVHAMGQ; encoded by the coding sequence ATGGGCATTCTCGAGGGCAAGAAGTTGCTGATCACCGGAGTCCTGATGGATTCCTCGATCGCGTTCCACGTCGCGAAGCTGGCGCAGGAGCAGGGCGCCACCGTGGTGTTGACCAGCTTCGGACGCACGATGAAGATCACCAGCACGATCGCCAAGCGGTTGCCGACCACGCCCGAGGTGATCGAGCTCGACGTCACCGACAAGGAACACCTCGACACCCTTGCCGACCGGCTGAAGGAGCACGTCGACTCCCTCGATGGTGTGCTGCACTCCATCGGTTTCGCCCCGCCCGGCGCGTTCGACTTCATGGCGGGGGAGTGGGACGACGTCGCCACCGCAGTGCACGTCTCGGCCTACTCGCTGAAGGCCCTGGCGGTCGCCGCCGAACCGCTGATGGCCGAGGGCGGCTCGGTCGTCGGGCTCACCTTCGATGCGAAGTTCGCCTGGCCGGTCTACGACTGGATGGGTGTCGCGAAGGCCGCCTTCGAGTCGACCAACCGCTACCTGGCCCGTGACCTCGGCCCGAAGAACATCCGGTGCAACCTGGTCTCCGCCGGTCCGATCCGCACCACCGCGGCGAAGTCGATCCCCGGGTTCGAGACCTTCGAGAACACCTGGAACGAGCGGGCCCCGCTGGGTTGGGACATCCGTGACCCGGAGCCGGCCGCGAAGGCCTGCGTCGCGTTGTTCTCCGACTGGTTCCCGGCCACCACCGGCGAGATCCTGCACGTCGACGGCGGCGTGCACGCGATGGGTCAGTAG
- a CDS encoding aspartate/glutamate racemase family protein, translating into MHPATFDRLLARRRPGVQALHVVDEKLLVDARNHGPDAVAERVAQHLTALVGQGATVVCCTCSTIGDTAERARADVPVFRVDRPMAARAVRCGPRVGVVAALESTLEPTAALLRQEAESAGQEVRIEQLIADGAWGRFEDGDEPGYLASVVHTARRLADDVDILILAQASMAGAEPLLADLAIPVLSSPGPAVQHLLGLT; encoded by the coding sequence GTGCACCCGGCGACCTTCGACCGACTGTTGGCGCGGCGTCGCCCTGGCGTGCAGGCCCTCCACGTCGTCGACGAGAAGCTTCTCGTCGACGCCCGCAACCACGGTCCGGACGCCGTCGCGGAGCGTGTCGCTCAGCACCTCACCGCCCTGGTCGGTCAGGGCGCGACGGTCGTTTGCTGCACGTGCTCCACGATCGGCGACACTGCAGAGCGTGCCCGCGCCGACGTGCCGGTGTTTCGCGTCGATCGTCCGATGGCGGCACGTGCCGTCCGGTGCGGACCACGAGTGGGCGTGGTCGCGGCCTTGGAGTCGACGCTCGAACCGACCGCAGCGCTGCTGCGGCAGGAAGCCGAGAGCGCCGGCCAGGAGGTGCGGATCGAACAGCTCATCGCCGACGGTGCGTGGGGCCGATTCGAGGACGGCGACGAGCCTGGCTACCTGGCCAGCGTCGTCCATACCGCGCGCCGGTTGGCCGACGACGTCGACATCCTGATCCTGGCCCAGGCAAGCATGGCTGGTGCCGAGCCGCTCCTGGCCGACCTGGCGATCCCGGTCCTGAGTTCACCCGGTCCGGCGGTGCAGCACCTGCTCGGCCTGACCTGA
- a CDS encoding tetratricopeptide repeat protein: MAASVEITEVRVLEGPNLYFPRPAGKISLALPGYVDADSAVLQRIGRELHLRRRDPGAPGSTVRRQYVASLVERVVRIIARDAGISRLAVRVRQAADGSLVVAFALRHRGRVALLTQALDEVLPTLLDGGDPAATLADAAHRVAQGDPGEQLRPLRPKVPVVAVTGTNGKTTTTRLIAHLGMTAGLKTGWSSTDGVLIQGELVEYGDYSGPAGARTALRDGVQFGVLETARGGMLLKGLGTAHNDVSVVTNVSADHLGQNGIDTVDQLAEVKAIITKVTKPNGWVVLNGDDPRVWAMRTTASAPVWCFSLDPESPSLREARDSGGRGITVDDGTIVVLVPGLAPEPLMSVLEVPMTLCGLSSHNLANALAGAAAALGAGIPRDAVVEGLRTFVPDAAHNAGRMNIYSLGLPDGGEVTVILDMAHNEGGLEALLRVARGLCEQGAHLVLGLGTGGDRTDEILRNLGEMAGRDADRVHIQHKAKYLRDRTMADLEAKLVEGLSRVGATSLSSSPTELEGLQALLADAHDGDVLAMMTHESRAQLHDWLLARGGGEDSPEAVRHKVIRARGEHEAEDEIVALWQIDDPTERIAVGAKLRDRFPDDARVLYEYAGTFDSAGEEEQAVAAYDEALAAGLREPFHRRALIQKASTLRHLGRLEESQEILDDLAAAWPDNDAIALFRALTMHDRHLDAAALGDVLRRLVLRSTDPEVDRYRRSLTAFTDEVR, encoded by the coding sequence ATGGCTGCATCCGTCGAGATCACCGAGGTCCGCGTACTCGAGGGCCCGAACCTCTACTTCCCGCGTCCCGCGGGCAAGATCTCGCTCGCGCTACCCGGTTACGTCGACGCCGATTCGGCTGTGCTGCAACGGATCGGTAGGGAGCTGCACCTGCGCCGACGTGACCCGGGCGCACCGGGTAGCACGGTGCGGCGACAGTACGTCGCGTCGCTGGTCGAGCGGGTGGTGCGCATCATCGCCCGCGACGCAGGCATCTCCCGGCTTGCGGTCCGCGTGCGGCAGGCAGCCGACGGCTCACTGGTCGTCGCGTTCGCGTTGCGCCATCGTGGGCGCGTCGCGTTGCTCACGCAGGCTCTCGACGAGGTGCTGCCCACACTGCTGGACGGCGGCGACCCCGCCGCCACTTTGGCCGACGCCGCGCACCGGGTGGCGCAGGGCGACCCCGGTGAGCAGTTGCGACCGTTGCGACCCAAGGTGCCGGTCGTCGCCGTCACCGGCACCAACGGCAAGACCACCACGACCCGACTCATCGCCCACCTCGGCATGACCGCCGGTCTGAAGACCGGCTGGAGTTCGACCGACGGCGTGCTGATCCAGGGTGAACTGGTCGAGTACGGCGACTACTCCGGACCTGCCGGTGCGCGCACCGCACTGCGCGACGGAGTGCAGTTCGGCGTGCTCGAAACCGCCCGTGGCGGCATGCTGCTCAAGGGGCTGGGCACCGCGCACAACGACGTCAGTGTTGTCACCAACGTGAGCGCAGATCACTTGGGGCAGAACGGTATTGACACCGTCGACCAGCTCGCCGAGGTGAAGGCGATCATCACCAAGGTGACCAAGCCGAACGGCTGGGTCGTGCTCAACGGCGACGATCCGCGGGTGTGGGCGATGCGCACGACCGCCAGCGCACCCGTCTGGTGCTTCTCGCTCGACCCCGAGTCGCCCTCGCTGCGCGAGGCGCGCGACAGCGGGGGACGTGGCATCACGGTCGACGACGGCACGATCGTCGTTCTCGTGCCCGGCCTGGCCCCGGAACCGCTGATGTCGGTGCTCGAGGTGCCGATGACCCTGTGCGGCCTGTCGAGCCACAACCTCGCCAACGCCCTGGCCGGAGCCGCCGCCGCACTCGGTGCAGGCATCCCGCGCGACGCGGTGGTCGAGGGGCTGCGCACCTTCGTGCCCGACGCCGCGCACAATGCCGGGCGGATGAACATCTACTCCCTCGGCCTGCCGGACGGCGGGGAGGTGACGGTCATCCTCGACATGGCCCACAACGAGGGCGGGCTGGAGGCGCTGCTGCGGGTGGCCCGCGGGTTGTGTGAGCAGGGCGCCCACCTGGTGCTCGGTCTCGGCACCGGGGGCGACCGCACCGACGAGATCCTGCGCAACCTCGGAGAAATGGCCGGCCGCGACGCCGACCGGGTGCACATCCAGCACAAGGCGAAGTATCTGCGCGACCGCACGATGGCCGACCTCGAGGCGAAGCTCGTCGAGGGACTGTCGCGGGTGGGCGCCACCTCGCTGTCGAGTTCGCCGACCGAACTCGAGGGCTTGCAGGCGCTGCTCGCCGACGCCCACGACGGTGACGTGCTCGCGATGATGACGCACGAGAGCCGCGCCCAACTGCACGACTGGTTGCTCGCGCGAGGAGGCGGGGAAGACTCCCCGGAAGCGGTGCGGCACAAGGTGATCCGGGCCCGCGGCGAGCACGAGGCCGAGGACGAGATCGTCGCACTCTGGCAGATCGACGACCCCACCGAACGGATCGCCGTGGGGGCGAAACTGCGCGACCGCTTCCCGGACGACGCCCGGGTGCTCTACGAGTACGCCGGCACCTTCGACAGCGCCGGCGAGGAGGAACAGGCCGTCGCGGCCTACGATGAGGCGCTGGCCGCCGGGCTGCGCGAGCCGTTCCATCGGCGTGCGCTGATCCAGAAGGCATCGACGCTGCGTCACCTGGGCCGGTTGGAGGAGTCGCAGGAGATCCTCGACGACCTCGCCGCGGCGTGGCCCGACAACGACGCGATTGCGTTGTTCCGCGCCTTGACGATGCATGACCGGCATCTCGACGCGGCTGCGCTCGGCGACGTGCTGCGCCGCCTGGTCCTGCGTTCGACCGACCCCGAGGTCGACCGCTACCGCCGCTCCCTGACCGCGTTCACCGACGAAGTCCGCTAA